The region GGTTAGTACGATTATCAGCGCCGTAACCACTATTGTCAGGGTTCCGGGGTTAAGCCAGAAATCCAGCAGTTTAACATCTGCTATTGCCCAGTATGGTGAAAAAATAAACGCTGTAAGCTCTTCAGGTTTCATGGGGAGGATGAGGTAGAGAAAGAACAGCAAAAGCAGGTATTTTATGATTCTGGCATAACTGTATCCCCTGAGGTTTTTTCCTGAAATCTTCTTTCCTGCGAGGCCCACCATTTCCGAGAGAAATCCGATCGGACACACCCATCCACAGAAACCTCTTTTCAGGAGCACCGCCGATAGTATTATTGAAAGGAATATTACGAGGGCTGCCGGATGGATTGGGTCAATGTAATGGTTTACGATCAGATTTTTTAATGATACGAGTGCCCCAATTGGTAAAAAAGCTTCGATTGATGCTGGTCTGCTCACATAGGGCCAGCCAGCGTCGAAATGCTTGACGAAGAGGTAAAGCCTTATCCATGAATATGTAGCGAGAGTGAAGAAAAAGACCTGAAAAAGCCTTCTGTAATGCTCAATAATGAATGAACGCCACTTTGTTTCGTTCATGGGGAGTATATTCTCCCGCCTGGCTTTATTTGTTATCCCGAACATTTTCGAATCCAAAAGGCAACGCTTTAATACAATGTCAAATTTTTTTGCTCCAATGGAAAATAAACTTAATTATGGTAAGTTCACGAAGGACGAGATTATAGGTATAGTGTTTTCAAAATTAATGCCGGGTAAGCGCTGGGTATTTGCTGACATTGGCAGCGGAACAGGAAAGGTGGCAGAATTTTTCTCAAGATATGTCCACAAGGTTTATGCTGTTGAGGTGGATGGAGAACTGGCTTCACGGCTTGAGAAAAAATTCAGGGGGACAAATGTGGAGGTAATAAACTCAGATGGTTACGATTTTCTAAGGGAACATGATGTTGATGGGGTTTTTTTCGGTGGGACTAAGGGCATAGAGAGGATGATTGATGTTTGCAGGGCGAACAGGATTGCAGTTAACTGTGCGAGGATAGATGTGGCCCTCAGAGTTGCAGAAAAGCTCAGGGAGAATGGCATGTTTGAGGAGATAGTTTTTGCGAACATATCTAAAAGCTACGAACTTGTGGGAGGCTTGGCTTTTAAATCCTACAATCCAGTTTTCGTGGTGGTCGGACATGCTCTACGGAGTTAGTCTTGGGCCAGGTGATGCGGGGCTTGTAACTCTCAGGGCTAAGAGAGTGATCGAGCAGGCTGATGAAGTTATTGTGCCGGGCAGGCTTGCTGAAAACGTGGTGAAAAATTACAGAGAGGAGGTTAGAGTCGTTGAATTTCCAATGGGCAATGCTGAGAAGATTGTGGATGACCTTTCCACTGAGCTTGCACAGAGATGCATTGAAGAGGACATAGCCTTCTGTGTTCTTGGAGATGTTGCTTTTTTTTCGACGTTTCAGGATGTGTTCCATGCAGTGAAGCAGAAAAATCCTGGGGTTAATGTAGAGCTTGTTCCAGGTGTGCCGAGCTTTACAGCCGTTTTCTCGAGGCTTAAAAAATTCGTTGATTCTTCTTTCAGAGTAACCTCTGCTCTCGACGGTGAAGAGCGGTATGTTGTCGTTCTAAAAGCAGTTAAATCTGGAGAACTGGCTGAAACGCTTAGAAGTGATGGCTACAGAGTTGTGCAGGTTGAGAGGATGTTCATGGAAGGAGAGTCTGTTGGAGAGCCGAAGGAAAAGTCATCATATTTCACTCTGCTGGTGGGATGGAGATGAAGGTGTATTTTGCGGGATTTGGTCCAGGGGACCCTGAGCTTCTTACCGTAAAAGCCTACAAACTGCTAAAAAAGGCTGATCTCGTGATCTACCCAGGTTCGCTTGTTGAGGCTGAGCTTCTGGATGAGTTCAATGGTGAAAAGGTGAACAGCTACGGGAAAAGTCTCGAAGAGATAGTTGATTTAATTGAGCGTTCAGTCCGTGAGGGGAAACTTGTGGTCAGATTGCAGAGCGGCGATCCAAGCATTTACGGAGCGATAAATGAACAGATTGCAGAGCTTGAAAAGCGTGGGATTGAGGTTGAGGTAATTCCCGGGGTTAGCAGCATCTTTGCATCAGCTTCTGCGATACGGAGTGAGCTAACCTCGCCAGACATCCCGAGCGTGGTGATAACAAGACCGGCAGGCAGAACACTCGAAAAGGACGAGATTGAGGTGTTTGCGAGAACAAACTCCACGCTGGTAATTTTGCTGGGCATAGACAAAATCAGGGATATTGCCGAGAGAGTCGGGAAAATCAGAGGTTACGACGAGCCTGTCTGCGTTGTTTACAGGGCGAGCAGGGAGGACGAGCGGGTTATTGAAGGAACTCTCGCCGATATCGCTGATAGGGTGGAAAAGTCAGGAATCAGAAAAACTGCGACAATTGTCATAGGCAGGGCCATAAAAACTGCAAGGAGGTCGATACTATACGCATCTCGGTAGTTGGATTTGAAAAAGACCTGGAAAAGCTGAAAAAAGTTGCCGGATTTTTGGGTGGAGAAATCGTAATATATGAGAAAAACGTGTGGGAGAGGCTCGCTGACCATGATGCAATCGTTGCCATCATGCCAACCGGCATAGTCGTCAGGGGGCTGTGTGGAATTGTGAAGAGCAAATGGGTGGACCCTGCCGTTGTGGTAATTGACAAGGGGATGAATTATGCGGTACCTCTCCTGGGTGGCCACCATGGAGCAAACGAGATTGCTTTGAGGCTTGAAAAGCTCGGGATGAGGGCAGTGATAACCACGGCAATGGAGTTCGAGGATGGGCTTAGTGTGGGCATAGGATTCAGGAAAAATGTCGGGGCTGAGGAAATAATCTGCGCTATTGAAAAGGCTTTGAAGGAAATTGGGGCTGGAAGAAGCGATATCAGAGTAATTTCAACGTGGGAGGGTAAAAAAGGCAGTGAGGAACTAAGAAAGGTGTCCGATTATTTCAAGAGACCTCTCATGTTTCTGAGTGATCAGGAAATCAACAGCATGGATGTCTCATCTGAATCAAAAGCTGAGCGGATCGGGCTTA is a window of Geoglobus acetivorans DNA encoding:
- a CDS encoding 4Fe-4S binding protein; its protein translation is MNETKWRSFIIEHYRRLFQVFFFTLATYSWIRLYLFVKHFDAGWPYVSRPASIEAFLPIGALVSLKNLIVNHYIDPIHPAALVIFLSIILSAVLLKRGFCGWVCPIGFLSEMVGLAGKKISGKNLRGYSYARIIKYLLLLFFLYLILPMKPEELTAFIFSPYWAIADVKLLDFWLNPGTLTIVVTALIIVLTLFVRNFWCRFLCPYGALLSVLSYLSPARIEKTDCTYCRKCDEACPSFIEISERESVSSPECIMCLECVKTCPQGYLSLKMAGRRMSRLTYPLMIVAMLFGFFIIAKLSGHWDSILSYEDYKKLLALRKFIGH
- a CDS encoding rRNA adenine N-6-methyltransferase family protein, with the protein product MENKLNYGKFTKDEIIGIVFSKLMPGKRWVFADIGSGTGKVAEFFSRYVHKVYAVEVDGELASRLEKKFRGTNVEVINSDGYDFLREHDVDGVFFGGTKGIERMIDVCRANRIAVNCARIDVALRVAEKLRENGMFEEIVFANISKSYELVGGLAFKSYNPVFVVVGHALRS
- a CDS encoding SAM-dependent methyltransferase, which encodes MLYGVSLGPGDAGLVTLRAKRVIEQADEVIVPGRLAENVVKNYREEVRVVEFPMGNAEKIVDDLSTELAQRCIEEDIAFCVLGDVAFFSTFQDVFHAVKQKNPGVNVELVPGVPSFTAVFSRLKKFVDSSFRVTSALDGEERYVVVLKAVKSGELAETLRSDGYRVVQVERMFMEGESVGEPKEKSSYFTLLVGWR
- a CDS encoding SAM-dependent methyltransferase, whose translation is MEMKVYFAGFGPGDPELLTVKAYKLLKKADLVIYPGSLVEAELLDEFNGEKVNSYGKSLEEIVDLIERSVREGKLVVRLQSGDPSIYGAINEQIAELEKRGIEVEVIPGVSSIFASASAIRSELTSPDIPSVVITRPAGRTLEKDEIEVFARTNSTLVILLGIDKIRDIAERVGKIRGYDEPVCVVYRASREDERVIEGTLADIADRVEKSGIRKTATIVIGRAIKTARRSILYASR
- a CDS encoding cobalamin biosynthesis protein — translated: MGGEIVIYEKNVWERLADHDAIVAIMPTGIVVRGLCGIVKSKWVDPAVVVIDKGMNYAVPLLGGHHGANEIALRLEKLGMRAVITTAMEFEDGLSVGIGFRKNVGAEEIICAIEKALKEIGAGRSDIRVISTWEGKKGSEELRKVSDYFKRPLMFLSDQEINSMDVSSESKAERIGLKSVSEACALYFSRERKILLPKKIYGGVTVAIAR